One genomic region from Gossypium hirsutum isolate 1008001.06 chromosome D13, Gossypium_hirsutum_v2.1, whole genome shotgun sequence encodes:
- the LOC107918518 gene encoding cytochrome b5, whose protein sequence is MPTLTKLYTMQEASQHNTKDDCWIVIDGKVYDVTSYLDEHPGGDDVVLESTGKDATDDFEDAGHSKSAKELLQSFCIGELDTSSPIIPELEISSKREAVKYSEKLMDLTKQYWTIPVAIVGISVLVGFLYLHKK, encoded by the exons ATGCCGACCCTTACAAAGCTTTATACCATGCAAGAAGCCTCTCAGCACAATACCAAAGATGATTGTTGGATCGTTATAGACGGCAAG GTATATGATGTTACTTCTTATTTGGATGAGCATCCAGGAGGTGATGATGTAGTCCTCGAGTCGACAG GGAAAGATGCAACCGATGATTTTGAAGATGCTGGACACAGCAAAAGTGCAAAGGAGCTCCTGCAAAGCTTTTGCATTGGTGAACTTGACACATCCTCCCCTATCATCCCAGAACTTGAAATTTCCTCTAAGAGGGAAGCCGTTAAGTACTCTGAGAAGCTCATGGACTTGACAAAGCAATATTGGACCATCCCCGTGGCAATTGTTGGCATCTCTGTGTTGGTTGGTTTCTTATACCTGCATAAGAAGTAA
- the LOC107920452 gene encoding probable 6-phosphogluconolactonase 1: MALSGVKNDRGELRILENLDELRTDLADYIAELSEAAVKERGVFAIALSGGSLIGLMGKLCEAPYNKTVDWAKWYIFWADERVVAKNHSDSNYKLAKDGILSKVPIVPSHVHSINDSVSAEEAADEYMFVIRQLVKTRMVSVSDISDCPKFDLILLGMGPDGHIASLFPNHAVLEETDEWVTFITDSPKPPPERITFTLPVINSASNVAIVVTGESKAEAVHLAIDNVEPNCPSLPARLVQPTKGKLVWFLDKPAASKLDDLQFSE; the protein is encoded by the exons ATGGCTCTTTCTGGGGTTAAAAATGATAGAGGGGAATTGAGGATTCTTGAGAATTTGGATGAGCTAAGGACTGATTTAGCTGACTATATTGCTGAGTTATCAGAAGCTGCAGTGAAGGAGAGAGGTGTGTTTGCCATAGCACTGTCTGGTGGTTCTCTCATTGGCTTAATGGG GAAACTGTGTGAAGCACCTTATAACAAGACTGTAGACTGGGCTAAATGGTACATATTTTGGGCAGATGAACGCGTTGTTGCGAAAAACCACTCAGACAGCAATTATAAGCTTGCAAAGGATGGCATTCTTTCCAAG GTGCCGATTGTTCCCAGCCATGTTCATTCTATCAATGATTCGGTTTCAGCAGAGGAGGCTGCTGACGAATACATGTTTGTTATTCGGCAGCTAGTTAAAACAAGGATGGTCAGTGTTTCCGACATAAGTGACTGCCCCAAGTTTGACCTTATCCTTCTTGGCATGGGCCCGGATGGTCACATTGCCTCGCTATTCCCTAATCATGCAGTGCTTGAAGAGACAGACGAATGGGTAACTTTCATCACCGATTCCCCTAAACCTCCACCTGAGAGGATAACATTCACTTTGCCCGTCATCAATTCAGCATCCAACGTTGCAATAGTCGTAACAGGAGAGAGCAAAGCAGAGGCTGTGCATTTGGCAATTGACAACGTCGAACCCAACTGCCCGTCACTGCCTGCACGGTTAGTCCAACCAACAAAAGGGAAGTTGGTATGGTTTTTGGACAAACCGGCTGCATCGAAACTGGACGATCTTCAATTTTCAGAGTAG